The Salvelinus namaycush isolate Seneca chromosome 11, SaNama_1.0, whole genome shotgun sequence DNA window TTATGATAAGTATGTCATTAATTAGAAAAGTGTTGGCCATTATCTAATATAATACTTGGTGAGGAGCGATGCCTGTCGGTTGCTGTTGTCGTTAGCTAGAGAGCTAAAGGAAGTGTTGGTCTACTAAACTACTTGAGAGCAGAAAGCTACCAGAGGAGTCAGTAGACTCATCCTGGATGGATCGGGGTAATAACGGGGAAACTGTGAGCCATTTGTACTGTGCCCTTAATGCTGTCATTCAATTGAGATTCCACTGAGATGCTGCATTAAGCCCAATTCATACCGTGTGTACGTTCCCAAATCACAAACTTCAAGTAGCTATACAAAATGGCATTGTGTAGCAAATAAACTCAGACGTGTGCAGCCCCACAATTATAAACTTGACCGATGTACACAGGATCTACATTTTTCGTAGCGTTCTTGCATTGCGTACATGCCGTATACATTAGGCTTTTTACTGCAAGTCGAACAGTGTTGCTGTTATATATAAAGCTAATGACCTTTTTGGTCTAATATACTACTTGATTAGGAGAGCAGAAATCCAGCAGAGGTAAAAGATAATACCGGGGGACTGTGTGACATTTAAACTGTTCCCCCAGTGCTGTCATTCATCCGGACAGATTGTGAATACAATTAGCTATCCCTATATTAAATCCTATGAAATATTCTCAAGGGCACACAGAGAAAGGTCAAGAGAAGTCTTATTCATCTTGAAGGAATGTGTTCCTATCAAACTTGCGGGATCAAACACATATTGGCTTTAGGATATGCCCGTAATGCATTCCTTGGTAATCCCCATGCAGTATTTTTTTCTATTAAACTTCAATTACACTGTTGCAATTGAAACAcggaaataacaaaaataaaaaactgatttGTCATGCATCTCCTCAATAAAACCATAAAGTTGAAACTGttttataattgttttatttaaccaggcaagtcagttaagaacaaattcttatttacaatgacagcctacaccggccaaaactaggccaattgtgcgccgccctgtgggactcccaatcacagccggttgtgatacagcctggattcgaaccagggtgcctgtagtgacacctcaagcactgttTAATGTGCATGCTTTACAATAGGCTTCTTAAAAGCAATATAATTAGTCTTCTGTAAACAATCAAGCCCTTACTAAACCCACATGACAGGTATCTCAACTATATCTCTTTATACTGAAGACCATTCCAAAACATTTGAGACTCTATGCGAGCATGCAAATAATTCCTAAATATGACACATTTTGTTTAGCAATGAAAATGTAAGTGATGCTGAAAACTTTTGTCGTTGTAAAAATATTCAATTCTAAATCAGTTTACACAGGAATAAAAGATTGCAGTTTTCAGAAAGCACTTGAAGCTAAATACTATACATTTTGGAGTAGTACTACAAAGGCACATAACATGTGTTTAGCATATGTATTTACCTACTGTCGGTGGAAATTTCCCCCTTTTTCCATTTCTTTAAGGATGTCATGCGTAAATCACGTCACCTTTTCTATCTCTATGAAAGCTGTCTTCTCCATCTCCCATGTACTGTACTTCCATATTGCCTGTGCTATACATTCATAGTGAGTGGGATTTTGATGGTATAGCTAGTACACCGAACGGTACATCAACACATTGAAGAAGACAGTTAAGAAGACCGTTACAATCTATAATTGTACCTCCTGAAACATTTGAACATTTGAACAGAATAAGATATTCAAGCTTCACTGATTACACATTAATAAGCTAATTTACAAAGCTGGGTATTGTTTCTTTTTCACAGTTCAATTATTAGATAAGCTTTATAAATGATGTGTTCCACCTGAATATTAATATCCGGATGAAGAACTCTTTCATCTGCACAGAATAATCATTTGAATATCCCACAAAACAATTCGTATGTTTGTGGGAAATCTATTTTAAATCCAAAGCCAAAGACAACTTTCGCTCTAGCCACACTCACTGTACACATTCAATCAGTGATACATTTGTTATTAATCTTGTTTCATTTTTGGTATCCCCAGTCAGAATTCTGCTCCAAAGTCGAGGCCAAAACTTCAACACTGTTGCTTTCGCTCCATCCAAACTTTCACTGTACACGTTCATTCAGTCACAAATACGGTCGTTTTGGTACCCCCACCCCCTCACTCATATTTAATCTGGACACATACAGGCTGCTGGTGGGAGTCTACGTACACgttctgctcctctctgtctggGGTGATTCTCTCTGGGGTCCCATTGTGTTGCGGCTTCTCATTGACAGTACTACGCAGGGTCAGTTGGGTGCAGCCGGAGGTCAGCTGGCGCACGTGACCGCCACATGAGCCGTAGCGACACGTGACCTGCCGGAACATCTCCCGGAAGCGGGTGGACATGAGGCTGTAGAGGATGGGGTTGACCGCCGAGCTGAGGTAGAAGAAGACCCCGGAGACGATGTGGACGTACTCGAAGACCAGGTGGTGGTGGCCAGTCCAGGAGTTTATGAAGCTCCACATGAGGCGGTCAATGTGGAAAGGAGCCCAGCAGATGCCGAAGACGATCACCAGTACGCCTGGGGGAAAGACGGACAGTTAGATGGACTGATGGATGGACAGAAAAGCAAGCAGACAGATGGACGGAGGGGCAGATAggcactcagacagacagatgcaGACGGACAGGCAAGTGGACAGGCGGATAGAAGAAAATACATTTGCAGACATTGAGAACAAGACATGTTTAAGTGACAATAAACATGTTTAGAAACAAATATATTGGTTTGTACTTCAGCACAGAATTTTAAGTCCAAATTCAAGAGATCGGTCTATAATTTGTCACTTTCCAGAACGTCTTATCATCTGAAAGCAAGAGCAATATTTAAGTAACAATGGACACGATTAGGAACTAATCTTTTAGTTTGTACTTCAGAAAATACCTGTAAAGCCCAATTCAATGGAGATATCGGGCTATAATTTGTCATTTCCTCTTATCTCCTCTCAACCCTTCTGGTACTGTAGAGAAAGTGGGTGAGGACTTACACAGCATCTTGCTAATTGAAAGAGTTTTAACAGGACATTCTGGTACTATAGAGACAGTGGATGTGAAACTCACATAGCATTTTGGTGACCTGCCGGTGGCGTGCCGTCTGCTGCTGCCTGTGGACACTCCAGTGGCTGTCCGAACCAAAACTCGGCTCGGTCCCCAGCCCCTGCATGCCCCTCTCCATCCTCAACTGCAGGCCAATGCGCAGGTACAGCCCGGTGATGATGAGCATGGGCAGCAGGAAGAAGACCAGCGTGGTCACCTGGATAATCAGGTTGTACATCCACCGGGGCTTCACCATCATGCAGATGGCCGACTCGGGGAATTGGCGCCCGAACCGGGTTCCCAGCATGGCCACCCCGTGGAGGCTGGTGTTGGGCACGGCGCACGCCATGGACATGGCCCACAGCATCAGGATGACGTGCTTGGCGTGGGCACGAGTGGCGACGTGCTTGACCTTGAGCGGGTGTATCACGGCGATGTATCGCTCCACGCTCAGCGCTGTTATAATGAGGATGGACGCAAAGCAGACAGTCTCGAACAGGAAGGTCTTGAAGTAGCAGCCGCCAGCACCGAACAGGAATGGGTAGTTGCTCCACATCTCATAGAGTTCCAATGGCATACCCAGGACTAGGACCAATAAGTCGGACACGGCCAGACTGAATAGGTAGTAGTTGGTTGGCGTCCGCATCACCTTGTTGCGCACGATGACGCTGCAGGTGAGCATGTTCCCTAACAATCCCACAATGAAGATGATGAGGAAGGTAATGCAGACAGGCAGGAACATGGGTGACCGCCGGAAGCCTAGAAACTTCTCCAGGTACTGACTCTGACTCAGGCACATGTCCTCCATGTCATCAGCACTGATGTTGCCCAGGGCCCAGGACAAATTCCAACCCAGCTGGTCAGGAGTGGTGGCAGGTAGACCCAGAGAGGAACAGTTATCCTGAGCCATTGTGGTTTATGGGGACACAACACCTGAGGGGGAGAATGGAGATAATGAATGGAAAGAATAGGAACGGAAAGTTTTGCTTGTCTCAGTGTAGGTGACAGTTAGTTTAACTCCAGTCTGAACTAAAAACATCTAGCAGTTTTTGAATAACCTTGTTAACAATATTTGCCCGCAGCAAATGTAAATGAGAGCTTTGGGGAGACTGATTGAAATGGATGTcacatacagtcaggtccaaaatcattggcacccttgatttattttttattttttttatttaacctttatttaaccaggaagggctcattgagatttaaaatctttTTTTCAAGagtgtcctggccaagataggcagcaccaagtcattacaaaaattacagacagataacatgaaaaactacaagtaatctagtaaaaaccattgaattcacaagagtatcacaaaatcaaaaacagcaaattaaaaacattgacaggtcaaggaatcagcctcaaaatccttcatcagtgatttaaaaacaccaatcgggacaagttcttccagtttaaaattattttgtaaggtgttccaagacgatggcgcagaatacataaaagcccttttaccaaattcagttcggacatttggaacagttagcaggataaagtccaacGAACGAAGAGaatacccaccacatttctgaacaataaaatgcccaaataaaaaggtagtaaacccaaaatggctttgtaaataaaagtataccagtgactgagcctacgagtgactagagaaggccagccaaccctggtatacaaagtgcagtggtgcgtaatggttttgcagtttaaaatacatctcaaagtgccatggtaaagagtgtcaattgatctcaaacactgagcggaagcattcatatataaaatatccccatagtctagtaaaggcataaatgtagctgatactagcctccttctggcttcaaaagaaaaacaggccttattcctaaaataaaatcccaatttcagcttcaattgttttgtaagttgttgaatatgcaatttaaaagagaggccgtcatcaattagaattccaagatatttatatgaggttacaacctcaatctccttgccctgacaggtagtaataggtgaaaggttcagaggtctatttcttgcattagaaaacaccattagtttagttttgtcagtattgaggataagcttcaattgacacaaggtatgttgaacagtataaaaagcagtttgcaagttctggaaagcttttgtaagagacgaggctTGATAAAGATAAGCAAAAAAAAAACGGTATAAATTAAATaacacaaatactgagctatattataTGCTCAAATTGGAAAATGATATTATTTTATACAAAtataattgctcagagaaatagatTGTGTTTCACAAgtactatatatattttaaagaggggtcaaaattatttagccaaaaacctggttgtctctgtCAAGAGGCTGAAACgtgtggatcttccagcaagacagtaatgccaagcacacatcaaaatccacaaagaaatggttaattgaccacaaaatcaacattttgcaatggccatcttaGTCTCCTGACATGAGCCCCTTTGAAAACCTgttgtttgaattgaagagggcagtccataagcgcagatgaaagatatcaaggatctggaaatattctgtacggaggaatggtctaagatccctcccaatgtgttctccaatctcataaaacaggggtgccaataatgcagaaaagtacctcacACCTACtttaaaatatggtggtggatattttatgttatggggctattttgcttccactggtcttgaggcccttgttaaggtcaatgacatcatgaactttaccaagtaccaggacattttaaccAAAAACACAGTTGCTTCTGCCAGGAGGGTGAAACTTGGCTGCAAATGAATCTCCAATcttataaaacatttttgaaaaattcCTTAATCATAATAATACATTGCATTTATTACACACTTTTCATTGAAATACAATCAAATTACTACAGCGAGTGCATTACAAATAAAATAAGAGACAAAACAAGGCCACATCTAGACAGGGACACTGACACCATGACGCTACAAAGGACAAGGACAACAAGGGGCACAGCTGTCAACAGAAGGCTTTCTTGCCCATAATATAAATTCGTTTGAAACTGATTTTATTTCCTAAAATTATAACAAACTTGTTACCCTCAGGGGTTTTGCAGACACATTTTCTTCCCATGAACAAAGAACACAGTATTATTGAATCAAGTGCCCAAAATAGATCTATTTTGAAGGAGTCATTCACTTGTGATTGCACCTGCCGTCTGTAATGAGATGCCTACCTAGATGTATTACCTCAACCATTTAGAAAACCTTTCATCCACCAACCAATGTACTTCATGTAGCAAGAGCAAGTCTATTTTTTTTGGGACGGAAAGGAACAGAATTATTGATTTACTTTTCCAACTCAAATATTTCTTTATATGAGTTATGCTACAGTTCATACTGAATGAATGTAGCCCAATTTAGGCACTGTCATTGTATTTTCCTCTTGTTAGAATTCAACCGAGTGAGATAGATTTTTTTCTTCTGATTTCCTGGTCTGTGGCATCAAGATAGACCCTTTCATGTGTGAATGGGTAAATACATCTTGTCTCACTAATACTGCTTTGCTCacacatattgcaaatgtaatagAGGATTGCATGATGCTTTACCTTGCCTGATGACTTGTGTTTGCTTGCAGGAGACCCCGGTTACATTGGTGACGGGATCTGGTTCTCCTGCACTCCACAAGGCAGTTTTAGCCCATTAAGTTAAAACCACGGAATTAGCTCGGGGAGCTAATGCAAGTCTTCAGGTCCAGACAAGGTAACTCATCACATGAGCTTGTTTCACAGAACTACCTCTGTTATGTAAATGTTGGTGAATCGAATCAATATTCACAGAAAGATCAACAGGGCTTTCCCGTTCCAAAATTGACATCCAAGCACATGCTAATATGCTATTGCACAACGCTGTTGCACAGAGAAACATGACCAATGCCAGCCTGTCATAAATAATACAAATTGTCTAAACAAAGGAAATGTGTCCAAACAGATTTTGTCTCTCTGAAAAAAACCAATATTAATTATggtaattattataataataacacctttactcagtggtggaaaaagtacttgtcatacttgagtaaaagtaaagatgccttaataggaaacgactcaagtaaaagtgaaagtcacccagtaaaatactacgtgagtaaaagtctaaaagtatttgtttttaagtATACTTCAGTGTCAAAAGTAAATGTGAttgaaaaaatatacttaagtatcaaaggtaaaagtcaaagtataaataatttcaaattattttgattaaacaaaccagacagctctattggggcggcaggtagcctagtggttagaacgttgggccagtaacctagctgacaaggtaaaaatctgtcgttctgcccctgagcaaggcagttaatccactgtgcCCCTGgtgctgaagacgtggatgtcgatgaAGGCAGCcctctgcacctctctgattcagggtgtttgggttaaatgctgaagacacatttcagttgaaggcattcagttgtacaacagacTAGGTCCCCTTTCCCtattttctttttatttattttttacggatagccaggggcgtactccaacactcagacataatttacaaatgaagcaatTGTGTtaagtgagtcctccagatcagaggcagtagggatgacaagcaatgttctcttgataagtatgtgaattggactgctaagcattcaaaatgtaacaagtaatgtacttttgggtgtcagggaaaatgtatggaggaaaaagtacattattttctttaggaatgtagtgaagtaaaagtaaaagttgtcaaaaatataaatggtaaagtaAAGGTagcccaaaaaacgacttaagtagtactttaaagtatttgtacttaagtactttacaccactgcctttACTTGTTTAAGTATTTGACTCTATACTGCCATGCACCAAACCAGCCACGGCTCCAGCTACATTAACCCCCACAGCTTGGCTAAACTACTGAGACTAATTCACTCCAACCAACTACTGCACTCCCCCATCCAAATGCATATAAACTTCAAGGTTATTAGCTATGGGAAGTATTAAAATATAAAGATGAATATGGAAATACAAATATGCCTTCCACTGTATTATTTATACTGCATAAATGTATACATTATTAATTTGGACATTCTCTTAGTGATACAGGTACTACATAGAGTTTTGAACGCATGGCTATTTTTGAGGGAACAAATAGTTACTTGGGAGGTGACTacaactatttgaatacagatccaAAAAAGTACTACTTTTTAAAAAtctatttgaatacagatctcaGAACGTGACTACTTTTCaaaactatttgaatacagatctgAGAAAGCAActacttaaaaatatatatttgaatacAGGTCTCAGGAATGTACTACTTTTCAGAAACTATTGGCCTTCTACTAATGGCAGGGTTGTATCTGGAGCTGCATGTTGaagatagaaatataatgaatagaaagCACAATCTCCTATACAATTacaatctatctgacagtcatgtttgatctacacaatacatttattaatacATTATTACATTATGTAAATATCCAATTTCCTGAATGTCCATTACCCCAGGTGTACATAATCAAGTCAAACCAATGAACCAATTATATTTTGTACAGATAGGTATAATAAGTTGTGACGCTCAACTACTGTATGACTCGTTCAACATGCCACTGAAAAGGTAAAACGTTGAAATTAATTGAATGATACCTGAACATTCTGCAGAGACATTAAAAGCCATTTGCAAACAGCAAGTTGGATGCTTAGCAAAAACAACTTGTGAAACTCTGTGTCCATCTGAGGGCAAGTGTTCTTGTTTCAAACACACACGATACCATCTTTAAAGGAATGGATTACTCAGAATACAAACTAACATGATTCTGCACCTACCTTGGCTGTGGCTGATTCAAGAAAG harbors:
- the LOC120055479 gene encoding neuromedin-U receptor 1-like, with product MAQDNCSSLGLPATTPDQLGWNLSWALGNISADDMEDMCLSQSQYLEKFLGFRRSPMFLPVCITFLIIFIVGLLGNMLTCSVIVRNKVMRTPTNYYLFSLAVSDLLVLVLGMPLELYEMWSNYPFLFGAGGCYFKTFLFETVCFASILIITALSVERYIAVIHPLKVKHVATRAHAKHVILMLWAMSMACAVPNTSLHGVAMLGTRFGRQFPESAICMMVKPRWMYNLIIQVTTLVFFLLPMLIITGLYLRIGLQLRMERGMQGLGTEPSFGSDSHWSVHRQQQTARHRQVTKMLCVLVIVFGICWAPFHIDRLMWSFINSWTGHHHLVFEYVHIVSGVFFYLSSAVNPILYSLMSTRFREMFRQVTCRYGSCGGHVRQLTSGCTQLTLRSTVNEKPQHNGTPERITPDREEQNVYVDSHQQPVCVQIKYE